tgtgaaaaataaacatcaaaatcCCACATGACCACCTTAGTGAGCGTGCAATATGCTGGATGCACCACCCAATCTCAAACATGTTACTTCTTATGAATTAATCCTGACTGTTAGCTATTTAAGAAACACAATAACTTTTACTTAATAGGTGAtggaatcagaatcagctttaatggccaagtacgTACACGACATACAAGGAGTTTGGATTGGGCTGTTGATGTCAGAATAACAATAAAATTGCtatagaaagaagaagagatttttttgatatataaatgaaatatttcttaaaatacacatttgatttgattgaCACTTCTCCTTTTTAGGTCAGCTGCAATTATGAACCTCACCTGAGAGgaaatgtttacattcagtTCGACACGTAAGTCATCACACTGCTCCCACGGGAGTTTGTCCAAATAATCTGTTTGAAATTTTGGATAAATCTCTTCACTGTTCGTCCTCCTGTCGGTCTGTTCCAGGGAGGATGAGTGCAAAGAGGCCTTCATCAGGTTCAATGGGAGGTGGTATGCAGGCCGACAGCTTCACTGTGAGTTATGTCCTGTGACACGGTGGAAGAACGCAATATGTGGTGAGTTATTTTGTCATGCTGAGGAAACATGAGAGGAGCATTTTGGTGGCCTTATTGCAGAGAGACCAGATTCAGCAGTGCATTTACTGTCTCACTTCTGTTTTCCCAGGATTGTTTGACAGACAGAAGTGCCCCAAAGGGAAGCACTGTAACTTTCTGCACGTGTTTCGAAATCCTGGCAACGAATTCTGGGAGGCCGACAGGGACCTGCAGTTGTCCCCGAACCGCAGCGTCAGAGGGAGTCGCAGGGACGGATGGCAGTCAGAGCGATACGGAGATCGATCGTGGAGGCAACGACGCTACAGCAGGAGCCCAGTAAGATCGGAGAGATCGCACAGCAGACGAGAGGACGACCGGCGGAGGAgcaggagcagagagaggagagacgaCAAATGGTCGTCCAGATCCCGACACAGTGACAGGAGGACAAATGTGAGCAAAAGTAGAGATAAGTCGAGGAGCAGGAGTAGAGATAGAGAGCgagacaggaggagaaacaGGAGTAGAGATAAAGACAGGGAGCATAGGAATAGAAGTGAAGACAGAGACAGTAGAGACAGAGATGAAGACACTCACCGAGACGCAAGAGAAAGGTCAAGAAGCACAagcagagagagggaaagaaggaAGCGAAGTAGAGAATCAAGTCCAAAGAATCCAGATAAAGGCAAAAGGAAATCCAAGGATGAGTCCGATACACAGCGCTGCCACAAACGCTCCAAGAAGAGCAAGAAGAAGAGCAAGAAGAAGCATAAAAAGAAAAGCCATGCACCTGAAGAGACTACTTCATCTGGAGAGTCAGACAAGGAGAAAGAATCAGAGGAAAAGACAGCGGAGAAACAATCTGAAACAAGTCCCAGTGGAGACATAGATGAAACAGAACGGACTCAGAAAAACAAGGACTTAGATGAAGGTGTTGACAATCAAAATAACTTAAGTCCAGAGGTGAAAAGCGAACAGTCCATCAGTGAAATCTCAAAAGAGCTGAGTGGAAACGGTGACATCATTTCTTAGTGGATCCtgcatttaaaaatctgtacattTGTTCTGACTTTTCTCCTTATAAATATAGGAATCTGTTGGAAGGAAGAGatcattatttttgtatgtagCGATAACTTAAGCCTGGGCGTGAAACTAGATTGTTGATTAAAAGTGAGCAGTAAAATTGGgatttcagacacattttgaaTCATCACAGATGCAAATGCAAATAAGGGCACTATATATTAACAAGGAAGCGATTTTATACACGGCCCACATTAGCACCCACCACCCTTATATATGcactaccattcagaagtttggggtcacccagacaatttcacacttttatccatgttctAACGTTActccacaagggttttctaatcatcagtgagcctttcaacagcattagctaacacaatgtagcattagaacacaggagtgatggttgctggaaatgttcctctgtaccccgatggagatattccattaaaaacttccagctagaacagtcatttagcacattaacaatgtctagactggatttaagactcatttaatgttatcttcattgaaaaaaaaactgcttttctttcaacaataaggacatttctaagcgaccccaaactgttgtgtttgtgagtATTTGGCCTTTGAAAATGCTCATTGTTGCTTTAATTGAATGTTCAATCACTGGAGCTGTTCCAGGGTTATTAAtgctcagtaaaaaaaaaaaaaaaaaaacacctaaaaaaacaaatacacatgcattttCTTTATGAATACATTTATTGTTAATACCTTTCAAATATAAAGAAAACGTGTTGGTAGATGTGCTGGCAGTGTTAAATACAAAAAGTAACGTCTCTGTGACAAATCAAACATGAATCTGTTTATTAATCATCAACGTACAACCAAAAACTATTGTGATCGTGAGAATGCAGATAGAAAAACTGACTGCCATACGGTTCGGGATGAGCATCTGTTCGTAggttgtttgcttgttttcctGCATCTCGCTGgcgactgaacaagctgacagAGATGAATATTGATGATGTACCCTGATATGTGCAGCTCGTCTTCTTACGCTCCTAATCCATAAAGAAACTCATGATAGACCTGTCTTGGAATAAGTTGTTAATACTGGTATATTTTAGCCAAATCACTCCCACATACAgttgactttgttcaacaaccTGCTGTTAAAATCCCTTTTCTGCCATGTTATCCTTCCATAGACACCATTGAGAAGGCAAAACACAGTGTTCTTTGGTCATATGTTAGTCTTTAAGAATAAGCCAAAgttttatatatacacataaacTAGTATTTTTTTTGGGTCACTATCCTATCCTGACTAAGGCCTAGGGGAGGGACTGACCTAAGCTTTATCTCCAGAGGTCAACTTTaatgttaaatgtttcttttttttgtgaggAAAATGAGTCATCtatcaaaagaaaagaaaaaattaagaCGACAAAATGACAGTTTAGAAAACATGACTCCAATTACACGGAAACCACCCAATGTTTCACAAAGGTAAACGATTAAACAGCTGGTTCATTTCTGGGGAGGAATCACCAAACACAAACGTGTACAGACTGCTTAACATACACTGATGATGATTATGGGTTCATTGTTTAATATTACTGAACTGACCCATGTTTGTGATTGTAGCGGCGTCAGTGATTCCCTCTCGTGTGTTATCATTACATTTGAGTCACGGAGTTGAAAAAACAAGGCCGTTTAGCAACAGTAACTGCTGTTCTGAAGgtatttctggatttttttaaagaccaAAACCATCTGgatgcacaataaaaaaaaaagacctacCTGTTTCCCTTGTTTGgatttcaaactaaaaacatCTTTACTCAATTTGTACATCAACCAAACTTAAACTCCTATTATTAGTAACACTGCTATACAGGTAATTCCTTCTAGTATAGATTTAAAAAGCCATGCATTAACAttttagtatttaaaaaaaaagtacagaatTCAGAAAATACCTTCAGTGGAGCTGTAAGTTATTTTAATCGACCATCTGGCTTTTTCTAAGATCGGTGAGTATTTCTGTTTCTATCATTGGACTCTTAGCTGTGTGATGGTAACACATTAGAGGCACCAACTGTGGCTACAGCAGCACCTTTAAAAGTACTTCAAgccaaaaagcacaaacaacaacTCTGCAATCAGTGATGAACGATGATTCCAATATGATGCTGGAGTTTTCATGTCAGTGCTACATTGTTCTCCGTGGAGATCTAAGAAGTTAAGGAGTGACGTACGGTAAATACTGCAGAACACAACGAAGGAACTTGTACACAGGAGACATATTAAAACCACAGTTGGCACCACACTGAAAGGACATTACAGGATACAGTACAGAATAATAAAGTACATAGATGGTGATTATATACATACAACACTGACACAGTGAACAGAAGACAGGGTAGAGACATGGAGGTGGCCAGATCTGCATCTGGAAGAAATGAGGCAGCAGGGCGATGATTTATGTCAGCCCAATTTCTTCTAATACACTCCGTGGTGCTTCGGCTtcctgcagaaaaataaaagaaagataaGCGTTCCTTGATGTCATACTGTCAGTTTGTTCATCCGTGAAACCTTTTGCAGTGCAAAGTACCGATTCAAATTATAATTAATAGTACACGAGTCAATTGGAAGTTGCTAAATGTGCAGTGGGAATAGAAAGGCCTTTACAGTCAGCACAGTCAGCTGCGCTGTTACAACAATAGTACTGCATGCttagcttaaaataaatcaatgagCGCTGAATCTGTCGACTGCAAATGACGACACCTAGACAGCAATGCAAACACGCAGCACTGCACTTTGGTGCTCTGAGAGAGGGGTATTAATCAAGTGCTGCAGGCTTAAAATAAACAGGTGACAGCAGGTGCAGACGGTCGCAAGGTGGAAAAAGCAATGCATCAACATCTCACATCGACCCTTCTGTGAGATTCAACAATGCATTCCTGAGCTAAACCTATTcaaatttactttacgggaagTAAATCTGCAGCAGTTTTGTAATCTATGAATAACTTACAGGACTTTTCAAGcaaatatgtacaaaaataaCCTCTTTGGGGCTGAGCAAAATAATTTATGTGAAGGTAAAACCTTTTGGCTCTGAAAACTTGGTCcaattttgtgacattttgaagaCTAATCCCTTCGAGAACTGAGCGTACCTCCTGCAGCAGGTCAGCCTGCTCAATAGCCTTCAGCACATTCTTCTTGGATGTTTCCTGAGCCTCTCCGCCCAGCAGGAACTCATCCAGGATGAAGTAGGCCTTCTCAAAGTTGAAGATAATATCCAGCTCACACACCTGTAAGAAGACAACGTAACAAAAGAACAGTAGATCAGAGAAGACACGCATCCGAcggaaaaatgtgaatttttggaGTGACTTCTCCACAGATTTTCCTCCACACCCTCAATCAATACGTAGAATTTATGACGTTAAGAAGACTCACACTGCCGAAATATTTGTCCAGCAGCTCCACGTATCTATGGATGATCTCCAGGGTGATGAGCTCGTTATCTTGATCCTCTACCGCACAGCAGAAATACAGGCTTGCATATCTAAGACATAAAGAAAGCAGAAATGCAACAGAACGGCACTGGTGACATGGAATGGAATAAATCTATTATCATGTAATCACTAACCCTTTAAAAcccactgctgcaaaaatacaacatcacttttatatttttttttattattgttttctatTATATATCTATTAAGGAATGCATGACCGTgtgcattttgcttttttatgtatttgggctcatatatatacatacatacacacacagatactttttttcataattttcatatattttttagttttttttctgctcattttttatatatttgggttttataCATGTATAAATacgtctttatttttttgttttgttttgttttttctacatttggGTCTTACATTGTTAAAAGACAGCCTAGTCAGTCCCTTTATCTGGACTCTAAAGATCCTCCACGCAGGTATTGTTATTCTGCATACAAAAAGTCAACTTTCCAACCAAGTAGGACTTACTGCAGAGATAATAAAGGGGATATCATTAAATAAACAGGTAACTCTGTGCTTATGCTCATGTGAGGAAACACTTCTTCCAGGACCACAGCACTGCATCACCGTCTCCTGGCAGTAGTacggtttgtttttatttaatataatgAACACAATAATCTGtgtcttttgtatttttatgactCAGCGGTCTTGTGTAGAGGACAAATCTGGCATTCTTTACATATTTGTATTGTTGTCCTTCATTGTTCACGCTTAATTATTTGAGAGGTTGTGTTGCTGGCTTTCATAACGCACCAGAAGGTGAGATCTAAATGCCAGAAATCTCAGTGCTTGACAAAATAATCACTGAATCACAGGCTCTTAAAAACAACCCCAGCAAACCACCACAGATGCAGAAGTGATGTAACAAACCAAACATTCACACATCCTATTACCAAGACCAGGCTCTGGCAgaagaaattttaaaataacagagTACAACTTGCTTAGATCAGTAtgaaatatttgaagttttatcACAGCAGTCTAACGGTCTCAAGGTCCTCTTGCTATCTTTTTCCTGGGCTTTTATCAGAGAAACTCGATCTGCAGCGTCTCTCCCGCAGTTTCATGCTTAGATCATATTACAACAACTAAACCTCCTCTATGACAACTGACCCACCTCCATCTGTGGATGAAATGCAGATTTAAGACCTGAAAAAGCTGGTAGCTACATCTAGACTTCAGATGAAACTCCTATTTTCATCGTGAGGAATTGAAATGCTGCAACATCTGATGATAAGTAACCAGTTGGCAGCTTTTGAAGGGGTGGTTTGGTTTTAATATTAATGATTTAAGCTGTTCAGTCTGTTGCTATCAAGAagtcattttcataacaagtcACAACAAGTGACATAACACCAAAAACAAGCAGAGATTCAAGTTTGTGGAGCAAGCCTCATTCCCACCAAATTGCACCTCTGCTGCATGTTTCCACACGCGTTTAAGGAAtgcatgagtgtgtgcattGAAGTATGAGCGAGTAAACAGTCAAGCATGCTGTAAATGCCACCTTTTATACACAATCTTGAGATCCCTCCACTCCAAGAAGCTGCACATCTTGGGCTTCCTGGCCAGGATGGTCTGCACCAGGTCTCTGGAGATCTTCTTCCTCTCTTTGTCAGACAGAGGAACATACCATTTCTGTAACCGCAGCTTTCCCTGCCGGCTGAACAACAGCATGAACTGCATCTGAGGGAGGAAGTTGAGTCAAGTTATCCATGGCTGTAAGGAGATGAACATTAACTGGAATGCTTAAGACGAGAATATACTACATGACAAGGAAAAATGATAAGTGGTGAGGGGACAGGGGTGTTGCTGCTAAATAATCAGCAagcatttgacatttaatgaaTAATAATCACAATGAGTAGAAACGCCCCAACAGTAAACAGATGCGTGTATTTACGAGGACACACGACCTGTCCATCTGATCCGATTCACTCTGCATTTGCTTAATTCTACATCCAGGAAGCTTTAGCACAAAGTTTCATTAGCACACGGTAGCTAACATTGCTTAATGGCCATATATTAACATCAACAACATGATACGTGTCATTTGCGCCCCCTCCTGCGACGTTTATCCAGCTACAGCAGTTTAGCGAAGTAAATAGGACTCCTTACCTTTGACCAGGCCTTCAAGTTGGTCACTTGGACGTCTGGGAACTTCGGTAAATTCAAGCGGAATTCATAACCAGGGGAGCGTGAACGGACACTTCTGTGTTTCTGGATGTTAGCTTTTTATCCACCTTGATGCTAAAGTGGCTAGCGGATGGTGGTTGCTGGTGAGACAACGAGGGAGGAAAGCTGAGCTGTGATTGGCCGACAGAGACTCAGCTGTGGGATTTGATTGGATGAAAGATTCCGTTATTCAGCTATGGCTTCCTGTACCAGAAACTTTACCACTGAATCAATTTcacttctgtatttttttttttgggtgggggctgggggtgggggtggtATCAATAGTAAATGAAGTGTTTTTAAGCTAGATTGCACTTTTGTATTCCTAGCCTTTTCTGTAgaaaatactactactactactaccactaataataataatagttaaCATGATCAACAATAATATACATATAGCTAATATGAAGAGCTGACAAATGAAATCTCAGTGAAAATCAATTTAATTATGAAAGGCAAATTGTTACCATAATAAGCTGACTAACCTTAGTGGCACCTCTATTAGCAATgcaagaattaaaataaatacaaaaagtaTTTGTTTCACAATACACAACTGTTTGTGTGTAACATGCACTTTAACTTTCAATACTTTCACAACACTTTGCTGTTCCTAACTGTGCTTTTGCTTAAGTTAGACTTTAAATAATTGGAATACAggagtatttttacattgtaatATTTCAACATTTGCTGAAGTCATGACTTCTTCGgcaccaagaaaacaaaaatttatAAACTATACTGAGcaataagttatttttttcctttttggtgTAAAATGTGCTGTCAACACCAGACTGCAAGTTCTTTGTGTGGTAGGTTTCAGGAGACTTTCACGGATTTAAGACATGTCCTCCACCATTTTCATAAagtattttctttactttttcttgagccttttttttttgagcgacaaagagcaatgaaagaaaagaagatttATAGAGAAATCCAGTTCTGATGACTGAGCATAAGATGGAAATTAtatatgtttctgtttttactgtatttta
This genomic interval from Acanthochromis polyacanthus isolate Apoly-LR-REF ecotype Palm Island chromosome 2, KAUST_Apoly_ChrSc, whole genome shotgun sequence contains the following:
- the zrsr2 gene encoding U2 small nuclear ribonucleoprotein auxiliary factor 35 kDa subunit-related protein 2 — its product is MAASTPPPICAPVLSQKQRRAAQRKERRKRKRQALAQARECDLNNGESFAPEEEDDGDDEDDTAEKERLRLHEEWLERERLAQEEFRLQSEREEAARKRKEEEEQMIKEEWEAQQRKEQAEKEQKLQEKRNREEAVQKMLDEAENQLENGGPWMNPEAPVTVNSENFGTERDVANCPFFLKTGACRFGDRCSRKHVHPTISTTLMVVGMFRTFGMEESRRDDYDMDACLEHSEEDLHESFLEFYHDVLPEFRSIGKVVQFKVSCNYEPHLRGNVYIQFDTEDECKEAFIRFNGRWYAGRQLHCELCPVTRWKNAICGLFDRQKCPKGKHCNFLHVFRNPGNEFWEADRDLQLSPNRSVRGSRRDGWQSERYGDRSWRQRRYSRSPVRSERSHSRREDDRRRSRSRERRDDKWSSRSRHSDRRTNVSKSRDKSRSRSRDRERDRRRNRSRDKDREHRNRSEDRDSRDRDEDTHRDARERSRSTSRERERRKRSRESSPKNPDKGKRKSKDESDTQRCHKRSKKSKKKSKKKHKKKSHAPEETTSSGESDKEKESEEKTAEKQSETSPSGDIDETERTQKNKDLDEGVDNQNNLSPEVKSEQSISEISKELSGNGDIIS
- the ap1s2 gene encoding AP-1 complex subunit sigma-2, producing the protein MQFMLLFSRQGKLRLQKWYVPLSDKERKKISRDLVQTILARKPKMCSFLEWRDLKIVYKRYASLYFCCAVEDQDNELITLEIIHRYVELLDKYFGSVCELDIIFNFEKAYFILDEFLLGGEAQETSKKNVLKAIEQADLLQEEAEAPRSVLEEIGLT